In a single window of the Necator americanus strain Aroian chromosome X, whole genome shotgun sequence genome:
- a CDS encoding hypothetical protein (NECATOR_CHRX.G26007.T1), whose translation MTVGNLLVVSLLIPLSTTSYINGVSASVDGSSTKKHEKFVPLVAFECGYRNKYMSEDGIWISDENRYATCLSGKLDILKYCKKAYPKLNITNIVEYSHEVAIEKWCREEGTPCKWTHTVRPYQCIDGEFKSEALQVPHDCRFSHVNSGESCNDYQHWRDEATKQCSAKIFNGKSMTVRSFAVLEPCSLDLFTGVEFVCCPTVDKITAPAVGARTIEKANKLPLKEEEEDDDEYDEEYDDSDEDSSDDKSSEGQDPYFKNKDPTNEHENFKDAEERLDKKHREKIEKVMKEWGELEARYQQMKLKDAKGAESFKVSMTNRFQKTVAALEDEHKRLKKQLETTHEERVQAILNEKKRTATHDYRQALAMHDKSANKHHVLKTLKTYIRSEEKDRIHTINRYRHLLRVDQAEAAAFKPTVLHRLRYIDLRINGTLAMLRDFPDLESQVRPIAVAYWSDFRRENTPELSDAAIDALNSLDSDAKNKKLVDLYKEAYEKLHPSAKLDVKAPPTTPSTTTTTRKSTEEPAKLLSEDSRDSEEDDDEYYEDEDDEEVKKNPIVKKPKVIEIQRKEEVKKPEPPKLIEKSVHTEPLPTADDSDSDESDEDEDSIKELRVDIEPIIEEKPAYYRQEKLVQNQKSSYSESGILSSSQAVFMIGAVAIVSLTMLVATIVRRRRAHHGFIEVDVYTPEERHVAGMQVNGYENPTYSFFDSKA comes from the exons ATGACGGTGGGTAACCTGCTGGTCGTCAGCTTGTTAATACCGTTATCGACCACCTCGTATATAAAT gGTGTGTCCGCAAGCGTTGACGGATCGTCCACGAAAAAGCACGAAAAATTCGTGCCTCTTGTAGCATTTGAATGTGGTTATCGCAACAAATATATGAGTGAGGATGGGATCTGGATTAGTGATGAGAATCGATATGCAACATGTCTGAGTggaaaactagacattttgaAGTACTGTAAGAAG GCTTATCCGAAGCTTAACATCACAAATATTGTCGAGTATTCACACGAGGTGGCCATCGAGAAGTGGTGCCGTGAAGAGGGTACGCCATGCAAATGGACGCATACAGTACGACCGTACCAGTGCATAG ATGGTGAGTTTAAGTCCGAAGCACTGCAAGTGCCCCATGATTGCCGCTTCTCGCACGTGAACTCGGGCGAATCGTGCAATGACTATCAGCACTGGCGAGATGAGGCAACAAAACAGTGCTCAGCTAAG ATTTTCAACGGAAAGAGCATGACTGTTCGTTCGTTTGCCGTACTCGAACCATGTAGTCTGGATCTTTTTACCGGTGTCGAATTTGTCTGCTGCCCAACTGTCG ACAAGATTACGGCTCCAGCCGTCGGCGCACGAACAATTGAAAAGGCGAACAAATTACCGTTgaaggaagaggaggaagatGACGATGAATACGATGAGGAATATGATGACAGCGATGAAG actccTCGGACGACAAGTCCTCGGAGGGTCAGGATCCATACTTTAAGAATAAGGATCCTACTAACGAACACGAGAATTTCAAGGATGCCGAAGAACGTCTGGACAAAAAGCACCGCGAAAAGATCGAAAAG GTTATGAAAGAATGGGGAGAGCTTGAGGCTCGTTACCAGCAGATGAAACTTAAGGATGCTAAAGGAGCCGAGTCCTTCAAAGTTTCCATGACGAACCGTTTCCAGAAG ACTGTTGCCGCTCTGGAAGATGAACACAAACGCCTGAAAAAGCAGCTTGAGACCACACACGAAGAAAGAGTTCAGGCAATTCTCAACGAGAAAAAGCGAACG GCAACGCATGACTATCGTCAAGCACTTGCAATGCATGACAAATCCGCCAACAAACATCACGTGCTTAAGACCCTCAAg ACATACATTCGATCCGAGGAGAAAGATCGTATCCACACCATTAATCGATACCGTCATCTTCTTCGTGTTGATCAAGCCGAAGCGGCTGCATTTAAACCGACGGTCCTACACAGACTGAG ATACATCGATTTGCGTATCAATGGCACATTAGCCATGCTTCGCGACTTCCCAGACCTCGAGAGTCAAGTTCGCCCAATTGCTG TGGCGTATTGGTCTGATTTCCGACGTGAAAACACGCCAGAATTATCGGATGCTGCAATTGATGCATTGAATTCGCTGGATAGTGATGCGAAGAACAAGAAACTCGTGGATTTGTACAAG GAAGCTTATGAGAAGCTTCATCCTAGCGCAAAACTAGACGTTAAAGCACCACCAACTACGCCTTCCACCACAACGACGACCAGGAAATCCACTGAGGAGCCGGCAAAG CTTCTATCCGAGGATTCTCGTGATTCCgaagaagatgatgatgaGTATTATGAGGACGAGGATGATgaggaagtgaaaaagaatCCAATTGTCAAGAAGCCTAAG GTTATTGAAATCCAGCGAAAAGAGGAGGTCAAGAAGCCAGAACCTCCTAAGCTGATCGAGAAATCTGTGCACACTGAGCCGCTGCCAACTGCTGACGACTCGGATTCAGATGAGAGCGATGAGGATGAG GATTCCATTAAGGAGCTTCGCGTCGACATTGAGCCGATCATTGAAGAAAAGCCGGCCTATTATCGCCAAGAGAAACTCGTTCAAAATCAG aaatccagCTACAGTGAGAGCGGAATTCTCTCATCATCTCAGGCTGTATTTATGATTGGAGCAGTAGCGATCGTATCACTAACCATGTTGGTGGCGACAATTGTTCGACGCCGACGAGCACATCATGGATTTATTGAG GTTGATGTCTACACTCCTGAGGAGCGTCATGTGGCTGGAATGCAAGTGAATGGCTACGAGAATCCGACGTACTCGTTCTTTGACAGCAAGGCTTAA